A single genomic interval of Brevibacillus brevis harbors:
- a CDS encoding HAD family hydrolase gives MSKRWISFDLDGTLMQNPFGAWVFPEIARVISGQLGREHDIVSEMVAEHEQRMSQERYVEAYDWDDILVSRCNALCIEKKIDIESLVRKHAVMPKVNLLEDGIPQILEEIKKRGFSLAVVTNGFYKFQAPVMEALGLLDYFDEIITPERAGAGKPDPVILQKLQGEVIAHVGDRLDHDIQLANRSHATSILLERKLPEALLSLQPQLRANDHRMRLFCLEKWRRECKNPLLSELPELFKPRIVIRSMGELLSVLDEQGMG, from the coding sequence ATGAGCAAACGCTGGATTAGCTTTGATCTGGATGGTACCTTGATGCAAAACCCGTTTGGAGCGTGGGTATTTCCGGAGATTGCGCGTGTAATCTCCGGTCAGTTAGGAAGAGAGCACGACATTGTTTCTGAAATGGTAGCCGAGCATGAGCAGCGTATGTCCCAAGAACGCTACGTAGAAGCGTATGATTGGGATGATATCCTTGTTAGTAGATGCAATGCATTGTGTATAGAAAAAAAGATTGATATTGAATCGCTGGTTCGGAAACACGCTGTAATGCCCAAGGTTAATTTGCTTGAGGATGGAATTCCCCAGATACTCGAGGAGATAAAGAAGCGAGGCTTTTCGTTAGCAGTGGTCACAAATGGCTTTTACAAGTTTCAGGCGCCAGTAATGGAGGCATTAGGCTTGCTTGATTACTTTGATGAGATCATTACACCAGAACGCGCTGGTGCTGGTAAGCCTGACCCAGTTATTTTGCAAAAACTGCAGGGAGAAGTAATTGCTCATGTAGGAGATCGCTTGGATCATGACATTCAACTTGCGAATCGAAGTCATGCAACCTCTATTTTATTAGAACGAAAACTGCCAGAGGCATTGCTGAGTCTCCAACCGCAGTTGCGTGCAAATGATCACAGAATGCGTTTGTTTTGTTTGGAGAAGTGGAGAAGAGAGTGCAAGAATCCTTTATTGTCAGAGCTTCCGGAGCTTTTCAAACCGCGAATTGTTATTCGTTCTATGGGAGAATTGCTGTCTGTTCTGGATGAACAGGGGATGGGATAA
- a CDS encoding DUF3600 domain-containing protein, with protein MSIDKQLRDELLQYAESLKTPPEIESRVYLSYQNDFLQKKGRLSMKKRLISGIIAVAILIPTAALATPYLADQIFGSSKTIIERGGTQEDYQEIEKFFQEAKSKLTEEEYAEFSAIMKQLMDLKIKITDENGVMHEDRLTAEERKQFEEILPQKAAPFFEKVRGGK; from the coding sequence ATGTCCATAGACAAACAACTACGCGATGAGCTTCTTCAATATGCTGAATCGTTGAAAACCCCACCCGAGATCGAGAGTCGTGTGTACCTCTCCTATCAAAATGACTTCTTGCAAAAGAAAGGGAGATTATCCATGAAAAAACGTTTGATAAGTGGAATCATAGCAGTGGCTATCCTGATCCCAACAGCGGCCCTGGCGACACCTTATTTAGCTGATCAAATCTTCGGGTCATCGAAAACCATCATCGAGCGTGGTGGAACACAGGAGGATTATCAGGAAATCGAGAAATTCTTTCAGGAAGCAAAAAGTAAGCTGACTGAAGAAGAGTACGCGGAGTTTTCGGCGATCATGAAGCAACTCATGGATCTGAAAATAAAGATCACCGATGAAAACGGGGTGATGCACGAGGATCGGCTGACTGCTGAGGAACGAAAGCAGTTTGAAGAGATACTTCCCCAAAAAGCCGCACCCTTTTTCGAAAAGGTACGTGGCGGCAAGTAA
- a CDS encoding MogA/MoaB family molybdenum cofactor biosynthesis protein has product MSKWKVGVISASDSIARGDRVDDRMPIVRHLTREWLQVDVAVYRAVSDDMEDLQEHMIELVDREKCDLLIVTGGTGLSPRDVTPEVTAWVIDRPVPGLAEEMRRAGLQQSRRAMLTRAVAGTRGNSLIINLPGNPKGVEICFNAIGDMLSDALHILQGTGEANEDWGGLHW; this is encoded by the coding sequence GTGAGCAAATGGAAGGTAGGCGTTATTTCTGCAAGTGATTCGATTGCCAGAGGAGATCGTGTGGACGATCGTATGCCAATCGTTCGTCATCTGACAAGGGAATGGCTTCAAGTAGATGTCGCTGTATACCGTGCCGTTAGTGATGATATGGAAGATTTGCAAGAACATATGATTGAGCTCGTAGACCGTGAAAAATGCGATCTGTTGATTGTTACCGGGGGTACGGGACTTAGCCCGCGTGACGTTACGCCAGAAGTGACAGCATGGGTCATTGATAGACCAGTCCCAGGCTTGGCCGAAGAAATGCGCCGTGCTGGTTTGCAGCAATCCCGTCGAGCGATGCTGACCCGTGCAGTTGCGGGAACGAGGGGGAATTCGTTGATTATCAACCTCCCTGGTAATCCGAAAGGCGTAGAAATCTGTTTCAATGCGATTGGCGATATGCTGTCCGACGCTTTGCACATTTTGCAAGGAACGGGAGAAGCAAACGAAGATTGGGGAGGATTGCATTGGTAG
- the groL gene encoding chaperonin GroEL (60 kDa chaperone family; promotes refolding of misfolded polypeptides especially under stressful conditions; forms two stacked rings of heptamers to form a barrel-shaped 14mer; ends can be capped by GroES; misfolded proteins enter the barrel where they are refolded when GroES binds): MAKQVKFSEDARRSMLRGVETLANAVKVTLGPKGRNVVLEKKFGSPLITNDGVTIAKEIELEDAYENMGAQLVKEVATKTNDIAGDGTTTATVLAAAMIREGLKNVTAGANPMVIRRGMEKAVRAAVEEIKSIAKPVENKSSIAQVAAISADDPEVGNLIAEAMEKVGKDGVITVEESKGFVTELEVVEGMQFDRGYASPYMITDTDKMEAVLNNPYILITDKKISNIQEVLPVLEQVVQSGKPLLIIAEDVEGEALATLVVNKLRGTFTAVAVKAPGFGDRRKAMLQDIAALTGGEVITEELGLDLKSTKLEQLGRAGKIVVTKENTTVVEGAGDKASIEGRVTQIRQQIEDTTSDFDREKLQERLAKLAGGVAVIKVGAATETELKEKKLRIEDALNSTRAAVEEGIVPGGGTTLINAIKAVEAINVGGEEAVGVQIVLRSLEEPVRQIAANAGLEGSVIVERLKKEAVGIGFNAATEEYVNMLEAGIVDAAKVTRSALSNAASVAAMFLTTEAVIADKPEENKAPMGMPDMGGMGGMGMM, encoded by the coding sequence ATGGCTAAACAAGTCAAATTCTCTGAAGACGCTCGCCGCTCCATGCTCCGCGGTGTTGAAACTTTGGCAAATGCGGTTAAAGTAACCCTCGGTCCAAAAGGCCGTAACGTGGTTCTTGAGAAAAAATTCGGTTCTCCGTTGATCACTAACGACGGTGTTACTATCGCGAAAGAAATCGAGCTGGAAGATGCTTACGAAAACATGGGTGCGCAACTGGTTAAAGAAGTTGCTACCAAAACCAACGACATCGCTGGTGACGGTACAACAACTGCAACTGTACTTGCTGCAGCTATGATCCGTGAAGGTCTGAAAAACGTAACTGCTGGCGCTAACCCAATGGTTATCCGTCGTGGTATGGAAAAAGCAGTTCGTGCAGCTGTAGAAGAAATCAAATCCATCGCGAAGCCGGTTGAGAACAAATCCTCTATCGCGCAAGTAGCTGCTATTTCCGCTGACGATCCAGAAGTAGGTAACCTGATCGCTGAAGCAATGGAAAAAGTGGGCAAAGATGGTGTAATCACTGTTGAAGAATCCAAAGGATTCGTAACAGAGCTGGAAGTAGTAGAAGGTATGCAATTTGACCGTGGCTACGCTTCCCCTTACATGATCACTGACACTGACAAGATGGAAGCGGTTCTGAACAACCCTTACATCCTGATCACTGACAAAAAAATCTCCAACATCCAGGAAGTTCTGCCTGTACTCGAGCAAGTCGTACAAAGCGGCAAACCACTCCTGATCATCGCTGAAGATGTTGAAGGCGAAGCGCTCGCTACTCTCGTAGTGAACAAACTGCGTGGTACCTTCACAGCTGTAGCGGTTAAAGCTCCTGGCTTCGGCGACCGCCGCAAAGCTATGCTGCAAGACATCGCTGCTCTGACTGGCGGCGAAGTGATCACGGAAGAGCTGGGTCTGGACCTGAAATCCACTAAGCTGGAGCAACTGGGCCGCGCTGGCAAAATCGTGGTTACAAAAGAAAACACAACTGTTGTTGAAGGTGCTGGCGACAAGGCTTCCATCGAGGGCCGCGTAACCCAAATCCGTCAACAAATCGAAGATACTACTTCCGATTTCGATCGCGAAAAACTGCAAGAGCGTCTGGCTAAATTGGCTGGCGGTGTAGCAGTAATCAAAGTCGGTGCAGCTACTGAAACCGAACTGAAAGAGAAAAAACTCCGCATCGAGGACGCTCTGAACTCTACTCGCGCAGCAGTAGAAGAAGGTATCGTACCTGGTGGTGGTACTACTTTGATCAACGCAATCAAAGCGGTTGAAGCGATCAATGTAGGTGGCGAAGAGGCTGTAGGTGTACAAATCGTACTTCGTTCCCTGGAAGAGCCAGTTCGTCAAATCGCTGCGAACGCAGGACTCGAAGGTTCTGTAATCGTAGAGCGTCTGAAAAAAGAAGCAGTGGGCATCGGCTTCAATGCTGCAACTGAAGAGTATGTAAACATGCTCGAAGCTGGTATCGTTGACGCGGCGAAAGTTACTCGCTCCGCACTGTCCAACGCTGCATCTGTAGCGGCTATGTTCCTGACTACAGAAGCAGTAATTGCTGACAAACCAGAAGAAAACAAAGCTCCTATGGGCATGCCAGATATGGGTGGCATGGGCGGTATGGGCATGATGTAA
- a CDS encoding sigma-70 family RNA polymerase sigma factor: MNDKELLPWLEKMLTGDEAAFRVVYQATHTDVHRTIAFLVYNKQDIEDITNETYIRMWRSFHTYDQSRPFRFWLHGITVRQVQDWKRKAWRRIRLFERNRLMYEAQFDWADSAVIQSETQLELLRVVRTLSYKLRVVVILRYFHDYALDEIAELLQIPLGTVKSRHHLALKALRKHCEFTGGDSYVHRQTTTR, encoded by the coding sequence ATGAATGATAAAGAGTTACTCCCTTGGCTGGAAAAAATGCTGACGGGAGACGAAGCAGCTTTTCGCGTCGTTTATCAAGCCACGCACACCGATGTTCATCGTACGATCGCTTTTCTTGTCTACAACAAGCAAGACATCGAAGACATCACGAACGAGACCTATATTCGTATGTGGCGCTCTTTTCACACTTATGATCAGAGTCGGCCATTTCGATTTTGGCTTCACGGGATCACCGTTCGTCAGGTGCAGGACTGGAAAAGGAAGGCTTGGCGAAGAATACGGCTCTTTGAACGAAACCGCCTTATGTACGAAGCGCAATTTGATTGGGCAGATTCCGCAGTGATCCAATCAGAGACACAGCTCGAATTGCTCAGAGTCGTTCGTACACTTTCGTACAAGCTACGCGTAGTGGTCATTCTGCGCTATTTTCACGATTATGCTCTGGATGAAATCGCCGAGTTGCTGCAAATCCCGCTGGGTACCGTGAAATCCAGGCATCATCTGGCACTGAAGGCGCTACGCAAGCATTGCGAATTCACAGGAGGAGACTCTTATGTCCATAGACAAACAACTACGCGATGA
- a CDS encoding molybdopterin-binding protein, translating into MVEKPQMREVPVREAIGMMLPHDMTQILPGEFKGRLFKKGHVVTEADIEPLLSIGKEHIYVLEMPEGYIHEEEAGIRIAKAVSGQGLTLTPPYEGKVSMKAARTGLAKINEEAVHALNKLEGIAFSTIYGDQVVHPGHTLAATRIIPLIMEESRIIELEQLAKQFDEPIVQVKTFQDKRVGLVTTGGEVFSGRIADKFGPVIRNKVEALGSTVVDQRFAPDDKEAIEQQIHSFLDEGVDLILVTGGMSVDPDDRTPGAIAGVGAEVVRYGTPMLPGSMLMVAYKGDVPILGLPGAVMHETFTSFDVFLPRILAGERIVASDMTRLGYGGLRKC; encoded by the coding sequence TTGGTAGAAAAACCTCAGATGCGGGAAGTGCCAGTGCGTGAAGCGATCGGAATGATGCTTCCTCACGATATGACGCAAATTTTGCCTGGAGAATTTAAAGGACGCTTGTTCAAAAAAGGGCATGTTGTCACAGAGGCGGATATTGAGCCGTTGTTGTCCATTGGCAAAGAGCATATTTACGTGCTGGAGATGCCAGAAGGCTACATCCATGAAGAAGAAGCGGGCATTCGTATCGCGAAGGCCGTTTCCGGACAAGGCTTGACCTTGACGCCTCCTTATGAGGGCAAGGTGTCGATGAAAGCCGCGAGAACAGGGTTAGCCAAAATCAACGAGGAAGCTGTCCATGCGTTGAACAAGCTCGAAGGAATTGCGTTCTCCACGATTTACGGCGATCAGGTCGTCCATCCGGGCCATACATTGGCGGCTACACGAATCATCCCGTTAATTATGGAAGAGTCTCGAATCATCGAGCTGGAGCAACTGGCCAAACAGTTTGACGAACCGATTGTACAAGTAAAAACGTTTCAGGATAAAAGAGTGGGGCTTGTTACAACAGGGGGAGAAGTTTTCTCTGGCAGGATTGCAGACAAGTTCGGTCCTGTCATTCGAAACAAGGTGGAAGCTCTCGGTTCTACGGTCGTAGACCAGCGTTTTGCGCCAGATGACAAGGAAGCGATCGAACAGCAGATTCACTCGTTCCTCGATGAAGGGGTCGATCTGATCTTGGTCACGGGCGGGATGTCTGTCGATCCGGACGACCGCACGCCAGGAGCGATTGCAGGAGTAGGAGCGGAAGTAGTGCGCTACGGTACGCCGATGCTACCGGGCTCCATGCTAATGGTTGCTTACAAAGGCGATGTACCGATTCTCGGATTGCCGGGAGCGGTCATGCATGAAACGTTTACTTCCTTTGATGTGTTTTTGCCGCGGATTTTGGCTGGGGAGCGAATTGTTGCCTCTGATATGACAAGACTCGGATATGGTGGTTTACGAAAGTGCTAG
- a CDS encoding 5-formyltetrahydrofolate cyclo-ligase: MDQKTNKKQLRSHILERRKSMSAKEREQLSREVCDHLLSHERLADAKAIMAFHPFGDELDILPFLHEAKKRGQDIWLPFTNVAERRLIPYRYTGSHMLKQGVYGIWEPDPALAEEADVSHLDAIVVPGVAFDSKGGRMGYGGGYYDRFLATLKKLPFLVGVGFSIQIVEHVPLEPHDVLLDAVVTEKGLLHF; this comes from the coding sequence ATGGACCAAAAAACGAATAAAAAACAGCTGCGAAGCCATATTTTGGAGAGACGCAAGTCCATGTCTGCAAAGGAACGGGAGCAGCTTTCCAGGGAAGTATGCGATCACCTGCTGTCTCATGAAAGGCTGGCTGATGCCAAAGCAATCATGGCTTTCCATCCTTTTGGCGATGAACTGGATATTCTGCCCTTTCTACATGAGGCAAAAAAGCGAGGCCAAGACATATGGTTACCGTTCACCAATGTTGCCGAGAGACGTCTCATTCCGTATCGGTATACAGGATCACACATGCTAAAGCAAGGCGTCTACGGGATTTGGGAGCCGGACCCTGCCCTGGCAGAGGAAGCGGACGTATCACATTTGGATGCGATCGTTGTTCCTGGTGTTGCTTTTGACAGCAAGGGCGGACGAATGGGGTATGGCGGTGGTTATTATGATCGCTTTCTGGCAACGCTGAAAAAGCTCCCGTTCTTGGTTGGAGTCGGCTTCTCTATTCAGATTGTGGAGCATGTGCCGCTAGAGCCTCATGATGTTTTGCTAGATGCAGTTGTCACCGAAAAAGGTCTTCTGCATTTTTGA
- the abc-f gene encoding ribosomal protection-like ABC-F family protein encodes MILLQAEHIEKTYGIETILQDISLQIQTGERVGLVGVNGAGKSTLMKILAGELSYDKGIIRIPKDVTLGYLAQNSGLESERSIWDELLSVFSHLQKEELELRELEAKMGDPAILADEKRYQQLLENYSHRSEAFKEKGGYSYEGAIRGVLHGLRFADFDYTTPIRTLSGGQKTRLALAKLLLQSPTILLLDEPTNYLDIETLTWLETYLQNYQGAILVVSHDRYFLDKLVTVVYEIERTRATRYVGNYSRFLDEKAARLEQDLKRFEKQQEEIAKLEDFIARNIARATTTKRAQSRRKTLEKMDRMDKPIMNNKSVHFSFDVAKMSGTIVMKANNVAIGYPDAVLSQGLTFEIEREERVALVGPNGIGKSTLLKTIVEQLPKLRGDIHFGSNVTIGYYDQEHRNLNERNTVLGEIWDEYPNMLEKDVRTLLGNFLFSGDDVQKKISDLSGGERARVSLAKLMLKQANFLIFDEPTNHLDIFSKEVLENALYDYPGTILFVSHDRYFLNKIATRVLELTGDGVTSYLGNYDYFVEKKQELEELAAEQAAQPVKKQGGTVAAQPEKSSYELDKEAKRRERQRQRRLEEIEVTIQKREADIVKWEEELCLPEIYSDHVQAKERNDQIHAAKEELEQLYDEWSALSEE; translated from the coding sequence ATGATTTTGCTACAAGCTGAACATATAGAGAAAACGTATGGTATCGAAACCATTCTACAAGACATCTCCCTGCAAATTCAAACCGGGGAACGGGTTGGTCTGGTTGGCGTAAACGGTGCAGGAAAATCGACTCTGATGAAGATCCTCGCCGGCGAGCTAAGCTACGACAAAGGAATTATCCGTATTCCAAAGGATGTTACTCTCGGGTATTTGGCACAAAACAGCGGCCTTGAATCGGAACGATCGATTTGGGATGAGCTGTTGAGCGTTTTTTCCCATCTGCAAAAAGAAGAGCTGGAGCTTCGTGAGCTCGAGGCTAAAATGGGCGATCCGGCTATTCTCGCTGATGAGAAGCGTTACCAGCAACTGTTGGAAAATTACTCTCACCGTTCGGAGGCCTTTAAGGAAAAAGGCGGCTACAGCTACGAGGGTGCGATTCGTGGGGTTTTGCACGGTCTGCGCTTCGCGGACTTCGATTACACGACACCGATCCGCACATTGAGCGGCGGACAAAAGACTCGTCTGGCACTAGCCAAGCTGCTGCTCCAATCTCCTACCATTCTTCTTCTCGATGAGCCGACGAACTATCTAGACATCGAGACGCTGACTTGGCTGGAGACGTATTTGCAAAACTACCAGGGCGCCATTCTCGTCGTTTCCCATGACCGTTACTTCCTGGACAAGCTCGTGACCGTTGTCTATGAAATCGAGCGGACACGCGCTACCCGCTATGTCGGTAACTACAGCCGCTTTCTCGATGAAAAGGCGGCTCGGCTCGAACAGGATTTGAAGCGATTCGAAAAGCAGCAGGAAGAGATCGCCAAGCTGGAGGATTTCATCGCGCGAAACATCGCTCGGGCTACGACGACCAAACGAGCGCAGAGCCGGCGCAAGACGTTGGAAAAGATGGACCGCATGGACAAGCCGATTATGAACAACAAATCCGTCCACTTCTCCTTTGATGTGGCAAAAATGAGCGGCACCATTGTGATGAAAGCAAACAACGTCGCGATTGGCTACCCGGATGCTGTTCTTTCTCAGGGTCTTACGTTTGAAATCGAGCGCGAGGAGCGTGTGGCCTTGGTCGGTCCCAATGGTATCGGGAAATCGACACTGTTAAAAACGATTGTAGAACAGTTGCCTAAGCTGCGCGGCGATATTCATTTCGGGAGCAATGTAACGATCGGGTACTACGACCAGGAGCATCGTAACCTGAACGAACGGAATACAGTACTCGGCGAAATTTGGGATGAATACCCGAACATGCTGGAAAAGGACGTCCGCACCTTGCTCGGCAACTTCTTGTTTAGCGGTGATGATGTACAAAAGAAGATCAGCGACCTGTCTGGAGGAGAACGTGCACGCGTCTCTCTGGCAAAGCTCATGCTGAAGCAAGCAAACTTCCTGATCTTCGACGAGCCGACGAACCACTTGGATATTTTCAGTAAGGAAGTGCTCGAGAATGCCCTCTATGATTATCCAGGTACGATCCTGTTCGTCTCCCATGACCGTTACTTCTTAAACAAGATTGCCACCCGCGTCCTAGAACTGACAGGTGATGGCGTGACCAGCTATTTGGGTAACTACGATTACTTCGTGGAGAAAAAGCAGGAACTGGAGGAGCTCGCAGCCGAACAAGCAGCGCAGCCCGTAAAAAAACAAGGCGGTACCGTAGCGGCACAGCCTGAGAAATCCTCTTATGAGCTAGATAAGGAAGCGAAACGTCGCGAACGTCAACGTCAGCGCCGTTTGGAAGAGATTGAGGTCACAATTCAAAAACGAGAGGCTGACATTGTCAAATGGGAAGAAGAGCTCTGTCTCCCGGAAATTTATAGTGATCATGTGCAGGCAAAAGAACGCAACGATCAAATCCATGCTGCCAAAGAAGAACTGGAGCAGTTGTATGACGAGTGGAGCGCGCTATCAGAAGAGTAA
- the tatC gene encoding twin-arginine translocase subunit TatC, which translates to MKDQEMTVVEHLTELRKRIIWVLAVFIVALVVGFFLAGPLVDYLKQEPIADGVPIVSLHPSDALRVYMQVAFLVGAVITLPVALYHVWRFVSPGMEVQEKRGTLYFIPAACFLFIVGILFGYYVVFPMVMQFMTSITASMGADPNYGIAQYFGFMFNMVIPFGILFQLPIIVMFLTRLRILNPMRLAKARRYAYFALAVVGITLTPPEIVSDILVIIPLLLLYELSIWLSRIVYRKQLKEQEAWEQEYGSLETNEPVQ; encoded by the coding sequence ATGAAGGATCAGGAAATGACAGTGGTAGAGCACCTGACGGAACTGCGCAAGCGCATCATATGGGTGCTGGCCGTGTTTATTGTCGCATTGGTCGTCGGTTTTTTCCTCGCCGGTCCACTCGTGGATTATTTAAAGCAAGAACCGATTGCGGATGGCGTGCCCATTGTCTCATTGCATCCGTCAGACGCACTTCGTGTTTACATGCAGGTTGCCTTCCTTGTGGGCGCTGTCATCACACTGCCTGTAGCACTTTATCACGTTTGGCGTTTTGTTTCGCCAGGGATGGAAGTACAGGAAAAGCGAGGGACGCTTTACTTCATCCCAGCAGCTTGTTTTCTGTTTATCGTTGGTATCCTGTTTGGCTACTACGTCGTTTTCCCGATGGTCATGCAGTTTATGACCAGTATTACAGCATCGATGGGCGCAGACCCGAACTACGGAATCGCGCAATACTTTGGGTTCATGTTTAATATGGTCATTCCGTTCGGGATACTGTTCCAGTTGCCGATTATCGTCATGTTCCTGACGAGACTGCGTATCCTCAATCCAATGAGGCTGGCAAAGGCACGGCGCTACGCTTACTTTGCACTGGCTGTAGTCGGGATTACCTTGACGCCTCCTGAGATTGTCAGCGATATTCTCGTGATCATCCCTTTGCTGCTTCTGTACGAGCTGAGCATTTGGCTATCCCGTATTGTTTATCGCAAGCAATTGAAAGAACAAGAAGCGTGGGAACAAGAATACGGCAGTTTGGAAACAAACGAACCCGTTCAATAA
- a CDS encoding CAP-associated domain-containing protein — protein MHKWLWIGLIALGVLGISRLFTSDTTSFIRVNLTPASIYWDGREIVASEKPRYNTEEGKEIPAAFEYEGTLYVPLSMISRHLNKPIGWDETSQTAWVGQSPELSIGQPKKQTIPDAVPASIALPHKPATTKPPAVPIRVEKPNTIFDIGLGMSSEEVHKLLGEPARKEPSSLGYQWWVYNREPARYIQVGIANDKVVDVYSLAPTAKLGNIGVGTSQQSLERQLGVQNIVSFSFQGAQIQITNQKQQRPLVMKDGTPYIYYLDKQNGNKVTAVRIMDTQMLLRGSFYETKWTYQGQAPNFDPPPLRVGEREQVNAASERQILDLVNVSRYRYKLPPLQWNEKAADVARKHSMDMEGNNFFDHISATTGSNPFDRMKSASLAYSMAGENIAAGYTDAIEAHEGWMNSPGHRKNVLEKGFTQLGVGVYTDYFTQTFLTPMK, from the coding sequence ATGCACAAATGGCTCTGGATTGGCTTAATTGCCCTGGGAGTCTTGGGAATCAGCCGTCTCTTCACTTCGGATACTACTTCCTTTATACGGGTCAACCTTACCCCCGCCTCCATCTATTGGGATGGCCGTGAAATCGTCGCAAGCGAAAAACCCCGGTATAACACGGAGGAAGGCAAGGAAATACCAGCTGCTTTCGAATACGAAGGAACGCTATATGTACCTCTATCCATGATCAGTCGCCACTTGAATAAGCCTATCGGTTGGGATGAAACTTCCCAAACCGCGTGGGTCGGTCAATCTCCTGAACTCTCCATCGGACAGCCTAAAAAACAGACTATACCCGATGCAGTGCCTGCCTCTATAGCGCTTCCCCATAAACCTGCGACAACCAAACCACCTGCGGTACCCATTCGAGTGGAGAAGCCTAATACGATTTTTGACATAGGTCTAGGCATGTCTTCTGAGGAAGTACACAAACTGTTAGGTGAGCCTGCTCGCAAAGAGCCAAGCAGTCTCGGCTATCAATGGTGGGTGTACAATCGCGAGCCAGCCCGATACATTCAAGTCGGCATCGCAAATGACAAAGTCGTCGATGTGTACTCTCTCGCTCCGACAGCAAAGCTCGGAAACATCGGAGTTGGCACCAGCCAGCAATCACTGGAGCGTCAGTTGGGTGTACAAAACATTGTTTCTTTCTCTTTTCAGGGGGCACAAATCCAGATTACCAATCAAAAGCAACAACGCCCTCTCGTCATGAAAGACGGCACCCCCTACATTTACTATTTGGACAAGCAAAATGGCAACAAGGTTACCGCCGTACGTATAATGGATACGCAAATGCTATTACGCGGCAGTTTTTACGAAACGAAATGGACCTATCAAGGTCAGGCACCCAATTTTGATCCCCCGCCACTTCGTGTCGGCGAACGAGAGCAGGTCAATGCTGCATCCGAGCGGCAAATTCTCGATCTGGTCAATGTTTCCCGCTACCGATACAAGCTTCCGCCCCTGCAATGGAACGAAAAAGCTGCCGATGTGGCACGAAAACACAGCATGGACATGGAGGGCAACAACTTCTTCGACCACATCTCTGCGACTACCGGGAGTAATCCATTTGACCGCATGAAAAGTGCCTCTCTCGCTTACAGTATGGCCGGGGAGAATATTGCAGCAGGCTACACGGATGCGATCGAAGCCCATGAAGGCTGGATGAACAGTCCAGGCCATCGCAAAAACGTACTCGAAAAAGGCTTCACCCAGTTAGGAGTGGGCGTCTATACAGACTACTTCACCCAAACCTTCCTCACCCCCATGAAATAA
- the groES gene encoding co-chaperone GroES — protein MLKPLGDRVVIEAISKDETTASGIVLPDSAKEKPQEGRVIAVGSGRVADNGERIALEVKEGDKVIFSKYAGTEVKVDNKEYLVLRESDILAIIG, from the coding sequence GTGCTTAAGCCATTGGGTGACCGTGTGGTAATCGAAGCTATCTCCAAAGACGAAACGACTGCAAGCGGTATCGTTTTGCCTGATTCTGCAAAGGAAAAACCGCAAGAAGGCCGCGTAATCGCAGTAGGTTCTGGCCGTGTTGCTGACAACGGTGAGCGCATCGCTTTGGAAGTAAAAGAAGGCGATAAAGTAATCTTCTCCAAATACGCTGGTACTGAAGTAAAGGTAGACAACAAAGAATACCTCGTGCTGCGCGAATCCGATATCCTCGCGATCATCGGTTAA
- the tatA gene encoding twin-arginine translocase TatA/TatE family subunit: MSSIGIPGLILILVLALVLFGPKKLPELGRAVGHTLKEFKNATRSLTSDDEDDDEEKKRKELASKEASVKTTPVVADKEAADRERIEREVREKMERERLEKEIREKLELERLQMEKEQKNA; the protein is encoded by the coding sequence ATGAGCTCAATCGGGATTCCTGGATTAATCTTAATTTTAGTTTTAGCCTTGGTGCTTTTCGGTCCGAAAAAGCTTCCAGAACTGGGGCGTGCGGTAGGTCATACTTTGAAAGAATTCAAAAATGCTACGCGTAGTCTGACAAGCGACGATGAAGACGACGATGAGGAGAAAAAGCGCAAGGAGCTCGCCTCCAAAGAAGCGTCTGTCAAAACAACACCGGTTGTCGCTGATAAGGAAGCGGCGGATCGGGAGCGAATTGAACGCGAGGTTCGTGAAAAAATGGAACGCGAGCGCTTGGAAAAAGAAATCCGCGAAAAGCTGGAGCTAGAGCGCCTGCAAATGGAAAAAGAGCAGAAGAACGCGTAA